The following proteins are co-located in the Pseudomonas synxantha genome:
- the lapG gene encoding cysteine protease LapG, protein MLGGLRADWDFSQISRKATAVYGPLGQGQQRIDAWQRLLATEKQVSESEQLKVVNLFFNKQMTYVEDIDLWHVIDYWETPVEALWKGAGDCEDYAIAKYFSLRHLGVSSDKLRITYVKALRQNRAHMVLTYYSTPDAIPLVLDSLMDEILPATRRTDLVPVYSFNAEGLYLPGAKGNKKVGDTKRLSRWQDVLRKMRAEGFPAEPAN, encoded by the coding sequence ATGCTTGGCGGGCTGCGTGCCGATTGGGATTTCTCGCAGATCAGCCGCAAGGCTACCGCCGTATACGGGCCGCTGGGCCAAGGCCAGCAGCGTATCGACGCCTGGCAACGGCTATTGGCGACTGAAAAACAGGTCAGCGAGTCAGAGCAGCTCAAGGTGGTTAACTTGTTCTTCAACAAGCAAATGACCTACGTCGAGGACATCGACCTCTGGCACGTCATCGACTATTGGGAGACACCCGTCGAAGCCCTTTGGAAGGGGGCCGGTGACTGCGAAGACTACGCGATCGCAAAGTATTTCAGTTTGCGTCATCTGGGTGTGTCAAGCGACAAATTGCGCATCACCTACGTCAAGGCCTTGCGACAGAATCGTGCGCACATGGTCCTGACCTATTATTCAACCCCCGACGCCATCCCGCTGGTGCTCGACAGCCTGATGGACGAAATCCTGCCGGCTACCCGCCGCACCGATCTGGTCCCGGTGTACTCATTCAACGCCGAGGGCCTGTACTTGCCAGGCGCCAAGGGCAACAAGAAAGTCGGTGATACCAAACGCTTGTCGCGCTGGCAGGATGTGTTGAGAAAAATGCGTGCGGAAGGCTTTCCAGCCGAGCCTGCCAACTAG
- the lapD gene encoding cyclic di-GMP receptor LapD: MSLFKQLLIAICLFLVVAFSGSFMVSLESSRTQYINQLRSHAQDAATALALSLTPNIDDPAMVELLVSSIFDSGYYASIRVVDLATDKTIVERSGIPDNNGVPNWFVKLIGLEPAGGDALVSRGWEQAARVEVVSHPMFALAKLWQSALGSLGWLLLCGAVSVVLGGLLLRRQLKPLDYMVKQSHAIARREFLSLPDLPRTPELRRVVQAMNQMVEKLKALFQEQAERSEKLRTESYQDNLTGLANRRYFEMQLNARVSNPEETSSGYLLLLRVKDLAGLNQRLGGQRTDQLLQAVGEQLLRQCEPYPETHNLVTRIRGGEFAVLAPGLMREEALQLAQNLESTLLSLQATGASDVTPVAYIGLAPFNHGDAPQTLLTLADQALAQAEAQGDSSWVCLDHSAAASVGDDHHAWHRLLDQALTQQRFELYFQPVVASQDTQLVLHYKVLSRLQDEDGHTIPAGRFLPWLERFGWSARLDRLMLEQVLKQMANHSHNLALNLSAATLQDTQALNRIYDLLRQHSNLGPRLTLEIGEEQLPEQHVLEQMTQRLRELGFSLSLQRFGGRFSMIGNLARLGLAYLKIDGSYIRAIDQESDKRLFIEAIQRAAHSIDLPLIAERVETEGELRVIREMGIFGVQGQLFGEPAPWKSH; encoded by the coding sequence ATGTCCCTGTTCAAACAACTATTGATCGCTATCTGTCTGTTCCTGGTGGTCGCCTTCAGCGGCAGCTTCATGGTCAGCCTGGAAAGCTCGCGCACCCAATACATCAACCAGCTGCGCTCCCATGCCCAGGATGCGGCGACGGCGCTGGCGCTGTCGCTGACCCCGAATATCGACGACCCGGCCATGGTGGAGCTGCTGGTCAGTTCGATCTTCGACAGCGGCTACTACGCCAGCATCCGCGTCGTGGACCTGGCCACCGACAAAACCATCGTCGAGCGCAGCGGTATTCCTGACAACAACGGCGTGCCCAACTGGTTCGTGAAGTTGATCGGCCTGGAGCCGGCAGGTGGCGATGCCCTGGTCAGCCGAGGCTGGGAGCAGGCGGCGCGGGTCGAGGTAGTCAGCCATCCGATGTTTGCCCTGGCCAAACTCTGGCAGAGCGCGTTGGGTAGCCTTGGCTGGTTGCTGCTGTGCGGCGCGGTGAGCGTGGTGCTAGGTGGGCTGTTGCTGCGCCGGCAATTGAAGCCGTTGGACTATATGGTCAAGCAGTCCCATGCCATTGCCCGCCGGGAGTTCCTCAGCCTGCCTGATTTGCCACGCACGCCGGAACTGCGTCGGGTGGTGCAGGCCATGAACCAGATGGTGGAAAAGCTCAAGGCGCTGTTCCAGGAACAGGCCGAACGCAGCGAAAAACTGCGCACCGAGTCCTATCAGGACAACCTCACCGGCCTCGCCAACCGACGTTATTTCGAGATGCAGCTCAACGCCCGTGTCAGTAACCCGGAAGAGACCAGTTCCGGCTACCTGCTGTTGCTGCGGGTCAAGGACCTGGCGGGCCTCAACCAGCGCCTGGGCGGCCAGCGCACCGACCAGCTGTTGCAAGCGGTGGGCGAACAACTGCTGCGCCAGTGCGAGCCATACCCGGAAACCCATAACCTCGTCACTCGTATCCGCGGCGGCGAGTTCGCCGTGCTGGCGCCGGGTTTGATGCGTGAGGAGGCGCTGCAATTGGCGCAAAACCTCGAAAGCACTTTGCTCAGCCTGCAAGCGACCGGTGCCAGCGATGTTACGCCGGTCGCCTATATTGGCCTGGCGCCGTTCAACCATGGCGACGCGCCCCAAACCCTGCTGACCCTGGCCGACCAGGCCCTGGCCCAGGCCGAAGCGCAGGGTGACAGCAGTTGGGTGTGCCTGGACCACAGCGCCGCCGCCAGCGTCGGTGACGATCATCATGCCTGGCACAGGTTGTTGGACCAGGCCCTGACCCAGCAGCGCTTTGAGCTGTACTTCCAGCCTGTCGTTGCCAGTCAGGACACACAGTTGGTCTTGCACTACAAGGTCCTGTCGCGCCTGCAGGACGAAGACGGCCACACAATACCGGCCGGGCGCTTCCTGCCCTGGTTGGAACGCTTCGGCTGGTCGGCCCGCCTGGACCGCCTGATGCTCGAGCAAGTACTCAAGCAGATGGCCAACCACAGCCATAACCTGGCGCTGAACCTCTCGGCCGCAACCTTGCAGGACACCCAGGCGCTGAACCGGATTTATGACTTGCTACGCCAGCACAGCAACCTGGGCCCGCGCCTCACTCTGGAGATCGGTGAAGAGCAACTGCCTGAACAGCACGTGCTGGAACAGATGACCCAGCGCCTGCGCGAGTTGGGTTTCTCCCTGAGCCTGCAACGTTTCGGTGGGCGCTTCAGCATGATTGGCAACCTGGCGCGCCTGGGCCTGGCGTACTTGAAGATCGATGGCAGCTATATTCGCGCCATCGACCAGGAGAGTGACAAACGCCTGTTTATCGAAGCTATCCAGCGCGCAGCCCACAGCATCGATCTGCCGTTGATTGCCGAGCGTGTGGAGACCGAGGGCGAGTTGAGGGTGATTCGCGAGATGGGGATTTTTGGTGTGCAGGGTCAGCTGTTTGGCGAGCCTGCGCCCTGGAAATCACACTGA